Part of the Desulfosalsimonas propionicica genome is shown below.
GACTGCAATAAATTTGACCCAAACAGGAAAACACTATACCGAATTGACATTACAGCATCATGATACGGATCAAATACTTCAATTTTATTCAAATGTTAACTCGCAGAGCCGAACCTGAAAAAGTGCAACACCTTTACCCGACCGGGCCGCCTTCGCATGAGATTCCGATTTGACATGTACACCCAGAAAGCGTACTTTAATGAAAGAACAATAAAGGAACGGACACCATGCAAAAAATCAACGTGAAAGAAGCTCGTCGAAATATCAGCCGCCTGCTGGACGAAATCAATGCCGGCGAAGAAATAATCCTCCTGAGGCGGGGAAAACCGGTCGCCCGTATGATGCAGGTTGAAAACGATCATAAAGAAGCGCTCCGGTTTCCGGATCGAACTTTGTTCCGCAGCAAACTGCCCCCTATGAAACAAAGCAGCGCATCTTTAATCCGGGATATACGGGATGAGCGGGGATAATATTTATTTGGACACAAGTGCCCTTCTCCCGTTCTATAGGGAAGAAAAGGCGAGTGAATCCATTCAGACCCTGTTAAATGGAATACAGCCCCCGGTTTTGCTAAGCGAC
Proteins encoded:
- a CDS encoding type II toxin-antitoxin system Phd/YefM family antitoxin — its product is MQKINVKEARRNISRLLDEINAGEEIILLRRGKPVARMMQVENDHKEALRFPDRTLFRSKLPPMKQSSASLIRDIRDERG